GCTGTGACTTCTcctcccccgccgccccggcCAACCAGAAGTTGccccggggaggggcgggagcAGCAGCGGCAGCGCCAGGCcgcccagcctcctccccagcccgcAGGTGTCCCAGCCCGAGGTTTGCTGTAACGCAGGCCTGCACTTAAGTAATCACCCATCAAGAAACGGGAAACTCAGAAAAGCTAGGGGACTTGCCGAGATTTCATCCGGGAACAGTGAAGCATGAGTCCACAGAATCCGTTCGAAAGGGCAAtggtagggaaaaaagaaatcgCCTTTGTGCTTTCACCTGCTGAGTCAAGCCCCTTTAATAAATAGCTACAAAACATTAAAGACGCGTATCTTGTGAGTGGGGGTCCTGGAACGATGATAAGAttttcctcccactctctcccctaTCGGCCAACCCTTTTCTATTAAAACGAGGCGGACCATTACCGCCTGGAAACTCGTGTGTTTCCGCTGGCGACGAGTCTCGGCTCGCTGGCTGGGGTTCAGGATCCCCGTCGCTCCAGGCTGCGGAGCTGAGGTCCTCGCCGGCCCCGCAGCGCCCCCTGCTGGCGGGAACCGCAGAGGCCGGCGCCCCGCCCAGCCTTCCCCGAGCCCGCAGTCTTCGCGGCGAGGCACCCCTTGGTGCGCGGAGCGGGCAGACGAAGGGTGTACCCTTGCAGCCAGGACGGGGGCCGCCTATCTGATAGGGGAGGGAGCCGATCTGGTCGGAAAGGTCAGCGGCGGGGGTGAGCCCGGGCAAAAGGAGGTGAGGTAGGAAGAGGGGAAGCAAGGCTTTGGAAGTTACTGCGGAGTTCAGGAGGGTGCGGGCATATTGAGGCGTCATCAGTATTTTTGCTCTTTTGTGTGTCTGGGCTTTTTGCTCAAGTTGGTACCTCTGCCTGGAAAACATttcccacttttccttttttttttttttttaaagaacttaatgtattcaaatatattgagaatgaatatgaaaatattcatgTACCCATTACTCAGCTTGAGAAATAAGACCTAATAAAGTACCCTTTCACCACCACCCCGTGGCTCcttaaattcatgttttcattcccatgtaaatttttatttactgtttatgtattcataaatatagatgcaggaaatcagaaaaattttaatagatatatcctttcttttatatatactgtatagaatatatgctatatatgtatactttcaaatatactatagtattgtatagtatatatatagtatatagtgcATGTACTGTGTATATagtgaatatgtatatatgaatatatgtacagagagagggagaaacgtTCCCCCCCTTACCACCCTGCCTTTAAGATTGTTCTCGTCTTTGTCTGACTTGCTAACTCCACAAAGTTGTTACCCTTCAGGAAGCTGGAAGATGGTCAAGAGGATGCAGCTGTAGCCCCTCTCATCCTACTTCAGCCAAATCAGTTTCTTCTCAACCTATTTTATTCATTGGGCTTCTGTACAAagtttcatttaaagaactagcATGGtaggttaaaataaaatggaaagggtTGAGGAGTGTGGTAGGCGCAATGTCCTAATCCTGGCATCTGTGATTATGTTAGATTGCATGGCAAAGGGGAATGAAGGGTACAGATGGAATTAAGATTGCTAATCAGTGGACCTTGAGataagattatcctggattacccagGTGGGCCTAACAAAAGAATAACAGTTCTCGTAACTACAAGAGAAAGACCAGAAAGGTGGCAATATGAGAAGGCTTTTGCTGGCTTTGAaactggaggaaggggccaccaACCGAGAAATGCAGGCAGCGCTCTGGCCTGGGTCCCAGTCTAGGGGCCAGCCCTGTGGGCAGAGTGAGAGGTCCCCCCAGCAAGGGTGTCTCCTGGAGCTCCTCTGTCAGCGACTGGCCATCTTGGAAGGAGGCAGCTGAGCCAAGGCCCCATCACCACTGAGCTCTCTGGAGTCCAGGTGCTGGTGTTGACAGCCTGCCCCCGAGGGTTTCCCCTGAGGGGGAGCTCAGTAAAAGTGGGTCAAgtgaacaaaatggaagaaacagtGAAGAAATACCTGGGAAGCACACCCAGGTAGACAGATCCCCATAGTTTTTATTCATGCATCCTTTCAGTCAATAAACTAAGGAAACTTTCTTGAGCGCTTGTGGTCCTGGAGTCACAAGGAAGAATTAGACCAGTTTCTTGCCCACAGGGGGTCCCAAGTAGAAGAGAGACAGACATGTTTTCTGTATAAGTGACTAATCTTGTCTGgtcacagaatattttttttaaaagcttttatttatttatttgacagagagacaaagcaagagaaggaacacaagcaggggaagtgggagagggagaagcaggcttcctgcagagcagggagcccgatgcggggctcaatcccaggaccctgggatcatgacctgagccgaaggcagacgcttaaggactgagccacccaggcgcccctggtcacagaatttttaaatatcatagcCCTATTGTAAGTGATACATATAGCAGTGAAGTCCTTCCAGGGGAGTGAATAAAACACgattagaaatataaattgaaggggcgcctgggtggctcagtcggttaagcatctgccttcagctcaggtcgtgatctcagggtcccaggatcgagccccacgttgggctccccactcagcagggagtctgcttctccctttccctctgcctctccccctgcttgtgctctctctctctcaaatgaagaaataaaatctttaaaaaaaagaaaagaaaagaagtataaattggagcctcagtttttttGTCAATAAAATAGAGGTAGGGTTGCATGATCCCTATAATACACCCAACTCTGCTAGTCTGGACCTTTGACCCATCCTCAAGGGAGcccttctgcctctgtctctcactcaGTGAGCCCAGAAGCCCTTAGGCTGACCCCAACCTAGTTGCATCCGTGGGAGGAAGGACTGGGCCTTCCCAGAACTGAGGGAGGGGAGTGACAGGGAGGAAGTTGGGAGTGGAGGCTGGATGGAAAGACCTGCCAGTCTCCTGGGTCTCCTCTGGTCAGCAAACAGTTTGTGGTGGATTCCCCAAACTGCAGAGATGCCTGTATTCTCAAGTAACAGAAAAGGCCCGGGCCTCTTAGGGTGACCTGAGGACTCCAGAGAAGGGACCCTGCCGCTCCCTCAAATAGCTCTCTCTTAGCTGGTCAATGGACTCTTGATGCCTCAAAATCCTCCATTCAGGAGACAgtggggttttggggtttttttttgttttttttgtttttgttttttgtttttagcttgaAAGAATCTCTACTTAGTCCAACTCCTCAATTTTGCAGttggtaaactgaggcccagagaggtagagTGACTTGTTTAAGGTTACCCAGGGAGGTAGTTGAGCCTTTAAGGAGAATATTTTATGATCAGTAGTACTGGTTGTTCCCTCTCCCTGGGAGATAGATCCTCCAGAAACTGAGAGCATTCAGGCCTCAGCACAGGTATTTCTTCTCCCCTGGGGTAATAACTATGTTTGGAGTGAATGCTTGACTCCCTGGCCACAGACATACCCTGGGGATCTTGTTGAAATGCagtttccaggggcgcctgggtggctccgttggttaagcatctgccttcggctcaggtcatgatcccagggtcctgggatcgactccagcatcgggctccttgctccgcgggaagcctgcttctccctctgcctgccgccccccctgcttgtgctctgtctctggctctctctctggcaaatgaatacataaaatcttttaaaaaaaagaaagaaagaaagaaatgcagtttCCGATTCAGTAGGTCCTGGGCAGGCCCTGAGAATCTGCGTTCCTGATGAGCTCTCTGGTGATTAGATGCTGCTGATCTGCAAACCACACCTGTAGTAAGTAGCAAGGCtctagctattttattttattttactttgtttctagTACATGTCACAATGTGATAGTATCATATTTATCTGTGCATATGTTCACTGTGGCTTTCTCCCTACTAGATACAAACTGCCTGAGTGAGGTGCCTTGTCTGCTTCGTGCCTTGTTCTATctccaggcccagcacagtgCAGACACAGGAAGCCCTCAATATTTGAGGTCCCCTGGGTGACAAAGGGGCCAAGttctggagggcagggaccaAGATGTCCtatttcctcctgcctccctgtggCATAGCGGGGAGTAGGAATGCATCAAAGGGGTTCAgtatctgggggtgggggtagaacaGCTCTTGACTCTTGCCCCCTTGTGTTTCTCAATAGGTCAGGACTGAAGTAACAGTGCGAAGAAAAACAGCCTGAGGCCCGCAGATAGCAGATGGTGCATATgtataaaagtcatttttaaaattaggaaacttGTCGCAACCTCAGTCTGAGTTCATTCTCTGGCTGCCTGGACCCAGGCCCAGCCAGGGTTGCCTGGACCCTGGCAGTTCCCAAGCACTACTTGGTCATCTTACCCTTTGTACAACAGTCACATGGTGTTCCTGACCTGACCCTTGGGGGCCTTGACCCCAGTGCATCTGGGGCCCAGATCAGTTTATCCAACTTGGGGAATTCAGATCCCCTGAGGGTGAGACCACTGGCAGCTTTGTGGAGGTCATTCCAGGAAGTGCCTCGctcaacctcagtttccccacctaagAGCAGGGAagcaagggagggggagagagggaagcctgGGGAAACCCAGTAACGCTTGAGGTCTAGTCTAGCTTCTGCTACCTTTCCCACTCCCCGGTGGCCAGGACTTCCTTACTAGCAGTGGCCCAGCTGGACCAGATCATCTCCCAACTCTGGGATGTAGTGTCTGGAGAGCAAGGACCCCTGAGTCCAGTGGACCTTGCTGAAGCAGAGCCACCTGTCCTGCCCCACCACACCCCCTGAAAATAAAGACCCCatgttccttctttcctgccttcctccatTCCCCTACCCACTCCTAGAACTTCTCTGAGTTCGGCCTATCCCCTCAGATCCCGTCTCTCTGTCCACGAATCCGAGACGCTGGGCAACCACTAATTCAGCAACATTTCATCCGGGGCCTTCCATCTGCCTGGTAGACCTGAAGGCAGTCTCTGTTTGTAGCCTGCTGGCCGGACAACGCCGgcccccatcctctccctcttccccaggacTCCTGTATGCTCTGCACTTGTTCACTCACATGGCTCCTTTGTTCTCCCAATTACCAATTTGCTCATTTTCTCCAGTTTTCACGAACGCCCACccatccactcactcactcactcactcactcacgtCCGTCACACTCACTCGTGGAATCCATCTGGGAATGGACTGGCCCGAGATGGGGTTAGGACATAAATGCAGAGGCAGAATGACACAGAAGGCACGGCAACCGTGTGCTCAGGTGGAGGCCCCCAAAGTCTGAGCTCGAGGGGCCCTCACAAAGATCAGCCCCCTCGTTGAACAGATGGGGTGCCTCGGTTGGCCCCGGGCCACTGGGTCAAAGATGAATAAGTTGCCACTTGCAGGGCACTTCTGGCCTGCCCACCATGCCAGGATCAGCTCTCCCAGCCCTGTCCACATCACGCTTTCCAGTCCTGAGCCAGAGACTGGGGGCTGGGTTCAAAAGGCAGGGTCATGCCCTCAGAGACCTGGACATGGATTCAGAAGGAGTTATACAACAGGGCTGACAGGGCCTTCCCTTCAGAGAGCTCCCAACCCTTCCCTTTACAGCCATGGACACCGGAGCCCAGGGAGCCTACTTGCAAGAGGGCCTGGCGGCAGCCCCAAACCCAAACCACAGGGTCCACCCTCGTGGCCTTTGGCTGTACTCACTGCTCAGCCATCCTGGATGTCTGAATACAAAGGAAGCCCCACTTTCCtgaggagaaaacattttaagaatatttttcctgggcacctgggtggctcagttggttaagcaactgccttcggctcaggtcatgatcctggagtcccaggattgagccccacatcgggctctctgctcagtggggagcctgcttctccctctccctctgcctgtgtctccccctgctcatgctctctctctctcaaataaatacaatctttttttttttttttaaagaatatttttcctgggatgcctgggtggctcaattggttaagcttctgactcttgatttcggctcaggtcaggatctcagggtcatgggatcgagccccgagtggagccccctgttgggctctgcgttcagtgcagagtctgcttgtctctctccatctgctcctccccccccaccctgctcgctctctctctctctaaaaaaatagataaaatctttaaaaaaaagaatgttttcccCAATAAAGGTCAAGAACAAGCAAAAAATGTTTTAGAGCTGGAAATGAATCAATCAAATCTTTACTTAAGTaaactgtaaaaattaaattgtttcacTTACTCTATTAATTTCGAAAACTTGCTCTTTTCTACTCATAGTTTAGGAAACAATTTTATGCAAAAGCTTCATCCCGCTGACTGGTGGAGGTAATCCTGGGGTCATGTGTCTTGCTAAGAGTTTTGCTTCCAGTAAAGTACTGGGAGAGCAACCTGGACGATGCAGACTTTCGGGACAGGAGCATGGCACGTCCTTCCTTCCCTGAGGAGTGATTCTGGAAAAGAGGCTCCCGTTAGCACCTGCGTTTGCACGCCACTCCTGGGGGGCCAGGTGTGGCTGCAGCCGCTTGGGCTCCCTCACCTGCCAGAGTCCTCACTACTGCCTCCTGTCGAGCCAGGGACTCTGTTTTTCAAGGCGACTGGACATTTTGACCAAAGACCCTAGAATGTATGGAGAAGTGAATCTAATGGTCATTATTCAGCTCGTATCTATGGAGCATTTGCTGCGCTGGGCCCTGGGACAGGTACAAAATGAACTGAAATGTGTGTAGCAGGTCCCGGAATGGAGGAATAGAAGAGGGCTTGGGAGAGCAGAGTGAAGACAGAAGTGCCAGAAGGCAGTGCACCTTTACTGAGGTCTTGCAATATGCCAGATATCTGATAACATCACGGGTAATCCGCACAATGACCTGTCAGTAGGAGTTACTACTCACCCCAACTCCTCCTTGCCTAAGAACTAACAACGTGTATTCTTAGGCAGATTACTTTACCTCCGtaggcctcaatttcctcctgGGTAAATGGGGAACTCCTACCACACATGTCATTGTTGGGAGGATTGAATTCTGTTTTAAGCACTTTTGCTTCGAAAAGTAGGCCCTCAATCAGTGTCATTGTGATTACaccagaggaggaagctgaggctcagacaggaTCACTAGTAGACAGGAGCTCAGACTAGGGAGGAGCTAAAGGGAGGTAGAATTCAGTTCAACATAAAGATGAACTTTCTTATAGCTCTGGCCATAGGCATGGGAGGGAGTGGACAAGTGGACGATGGTTAGTCAGGAGGGTGCAGAGGGGGCTcccaccctggggtgggggtgagggtggctTAGGTGAGAGAAGatcccctccctgtgctctcctcctcctctctccccacagctGGGGCAGAAGGTACCTAGCAGATCTTTCCACCCAGGTGCTATGAGCAGGTGCCTGAACCAGAACTTGACTCTGACATTTGTTGCACAACTGGGAGCCTCTCTTTGGGCCTCAATTTTCCTTGTTATGCCATAAATAAATATAGCCAATGCAGTGTGTGAACTGTGATAATGTGGCTGTGCAAAGGATTGTTGTCTTCCAGGACTGCAGATCAAAGGACTAGGTCAGTGGTGAAGAAACACTGTAACTTGTGCAATTACAGGTTAAAGTGGAGAGAGACCTGCATTCATCTAGGATCAGCCAGGAACCTTGCTTTGTGGTTTAGAAAGCATTTTCATGGGCTTTATCTGCTTTGATCCTCTCAACACCTCAAATTCACAGCTAAGGAAATGGATCCAGTTAACTTGTGTAACTTAGGCAGCCTCGTACATCAGTCTAGAGCACTGactggaggtgggagagaggtAGGGCTGGGCTGGCATCCCAGGTCTAATGGGGCCACAGGCAAGTCACTCTAACCCAGTGTAGAGCTTGATGTGAAGTTAGGTGTTCAATAAGTGTAGAGCTTGATGTGAAGTTAGGTGTTCAGCCAGCAAACAACCAGAaaacacagctgggaagtggcaggATTCTGGCTCCCATGTCAGTGCTCTTTGTCCCACACTAAGCTGTTTCACGTCAAGACCCTCCTCCCTAGTTCATTTCAAAGTCAGGGCACCCTGGGTTGAAAAAGTGCACCGTGTGTGAGGAGGCTGGCAGTGACGAGGCAGCCCGGTCTCAGAGAACCTGAAAGAATTCATGACTGCCCTGGGGTCAGAGCACCGGCGGCCAACGGGAAACGCTTCCCTCTAACTGGCAGGTCAAGCTGAGGAAGGAGGGGGCGGGCTCTTGCAGAGGCAGTCTCGGAGTGCTGAAATGACAGGGAGCTGGTGGGTCTGTCTTCGGGCAGCTGGATCACCTGATATAGACATGGGTGCCCAAGCCCTGGGATTGGCCTAAAGAAGGGTTGTGTGGCCCCACTGGCTGGGCTTTGGCATGCTGTCAAACTGCTGTCACATCCAGACATAAAAATAGTGTCGAAATAGTGCTGGGACAGTGTGCTGGGCTTAGCAGGCAAGCAGCGGCCACCATGCAGGTGCAAACCAAGCACTACCCCAAGAACTGCCTGCTGACCGTCATGGACCGCTACTCGGCCGTGGTGCGCAACATGGAGCAGGTGGTGATGATCCCCAGCTTCCTGCGGGACATGCAGCTGAATGGGCAGGGGCAGCAGGCTCAGGATGGGGCCCTTGATCTCTATAACTGCTTCACCATGCTCAAGGCCATCCGCGTGGATGTGGACCATGGGCTGCTGCCCCGAGAGGACTGGTGGTACAAGGTGGCAGGTGCCAGAGCTCACGAGGCCGAGCACCaagctgcagagacagaggagGACAAGGAGGAGAGGGTGTCGGGGCAGCTGGACCTGGAAGCTCAGTTCCATCTGCACTTTTCCAGCCTTCATCACATTCTCACCCACCTTACCCTGAAAGCTGAGGAGGTGACAAGGAAATACCAGGAGATATTGGGACAGGCCATGTAGGCCTCGGACTCTAGGGAAGGTAATGGTGGCGTTGGTGCGGGTCAGAGTCCACTGAGGGACATTCCAGGGGAGATGCAACCCAGTGGGAGCGGGAGAACCTGGGTCTCAGACAGGCACCCTCACTTCCGGGTATTAGGGCCGTGACCTGGGAGGGCTCAAGGCCAGGCCTGTCTTACTGTCTTGACCCAGGCTTGGTAAGTAATGGCCATGAACTGCAGGGTGATAGTAGGAAAGGTGGCCCGTGAATGCATacctgtgtgcacatgtgtgtgcttgCACATTCGTGCATTTACCAGTAAGTACGTGAATGCTTGGTCAATAGCCCGGGTTCAAGTTCTGACTCCACCACTAAGGCCTTGGTTTCACCAGTTCACTTCTCTGGGTTTCTGTTTTTTCACTGAAGAGTAACAGTAATGGTAAAAATAACTACTGGCATTTGaatggttttatagttttaaaatcacTTGCATGTCAATTTTCTAATGGAACCATCattcccttttacagatgaaaaaactgggGGCCTGAGAAGTGAAAGGAGTCCAAGGTTACTCAGGGAACGGCAGAGCCAACATGTGAATGAGCCCTGGGCTAACTCGAATCCAGTCCCCTTTCTCTATGCTAGTGGACTGCCTTAGCACCTTAGGGTTCTGCAGCCTGGCTGCAGGTGGGGATTGGGGATGACAGAGTAGAGAGAAATCCCCCTCTTTGTGggtcaactatgcttcaattaaaaaacaaacacgggtgcctgggtggctcagtcggttaagtgtctgccttcagttagggtcatgatcccagggtcttgggagcgagccccacatctgggctccctgctcagcggagagcctgcttctccctctgcctctgctcttccccctgctcgtgctctttctgttggctctctctcaaacaaacaaacaaataaataaatgtttaaataaataaatgtttaaaacaaaggAACTAGAACAAAAATCCAACttggtgggacacctgggtggctcagtcagttaagcgtctgccttcagctcaagtcatgatcccgggatcctggcatggggctccttgatcagtggggagcctgcttctccctctgcctgccgctctccctgcttgtgctctctctgacaaataaataaaatcttaaaaaaaagaaaaaatccaactTGGTGTcaacttttgcaaaaaaaaaaggaagaaaggagaaagagaacaaaagtgCACTCCTTGACCAGCCCAACTCCTTCAGAGACAAGGGCAGCAGTTCTGCGCCGTGTGTCAGCACACCGGGACCTGGTTTTCATGGAGGCGATCTGGTATAGCAGAAGTTAAAAAAACCTGGGCTCTTGTGCCGGTTCTACCACTGTCCTCTGTGCGCCCCTGGACAACGTATTTCAGCTTTCCGCATTGCCGTTTCCCTGTCCGTAAACCCCTCCTCCCACTACActgacttgtttttttaaatttctgctctCCACAGATCCCTTTAAGTGACAGAAGGCAGACTGTGTGGTGAGGACATGGAACAGCTCACTAGCTCTGAGGCAAACCGGAATGGCCTGGACCTGCAGCTGGAAGCAGAGGCGACTTGGTTCTCTGGGATGCTTCCCCGCCTCCCTCGGAGAGCCAGTTTGTGGACTTGGCACCAGGTCACCTTTAGGATGCTTGTTGCTATTCACGACTCCCCTCACGCCTCTCTCCAGCTGGGGTGGTGGCCCGTGGCTCATGAGGAGCTAGATGTGACCTGCTGTGGTATGGCAGCACGCGGGTTTTCCGCATCTGACCAAATGAAACTCACATCCTTTCTCCCCGAAGTCATTCACCACGTGATCCTGGACGTTATTT
Above is a genomic segment from Halichoerus grypus chromosome 11, mHalGry1.hap1.1, whole genome shotgun sequence containing:
- the THRSP gene encoding thyroid hormone-inducible hepatic protein, whose product is MQVQTKHYPKNCLLTVMDRYSAVVRNMEQVVMIPSFLRDMQLNGQGQQAQDGALDLYNCFTMLKAIRVDVDHGLLPREDWWYKVAGARAHEAEHQAAETEEDKEERVSGQLDLEAQFHLHFSSLHHILTHLTLKAEEVTRKYQEILGQAM